The following coding sequences lie in one Myxococcus xanthus genomic window:
- the mnhG gene encoding monovalent cation/H(+) antiporter subunit G, translating to MKEIITAVLLVLGALLMLLAGLGLFRMPDLFLRLHGAAKASSLGVGLLMGAAALGLGDVSVVARAALGVTFVFVMTPVATLLIAQAAFRAGIPLWERTHQNDLEEHHPAGGPYEPRLGPDGED from the coding sequence ATGAAGGAAATCATCACCGCGGTGTTGCTGGTGTTGGGGGCGCTGCTGATGCTCCTGGCGGGGCTGGGCCTGTTCCGGATGCCGGACCTGTTCCTGCGGCTCCACGGGGCCGCGAAGGCGTCCTCGCTGGGCGTGGGCCTGCTGATGGGCGCGGCGGCGCTGGGCCTGGGAGACGTCAGCGTGGTGGCCCGCGCGGCGCTGGGCGTCACCTTCGTCTTCGTCATGACGCCAGTGGCCACGCTGCTCATCGCGCAGGCGGCGTTTCGCGCCGGCATCCCGCTCTGGGAGCGCACGCACCAGAACGACCTGGAGGAACACCACCCCGCTGGAGGTCCGTACGAGCCGCGCCTGGGGCCCGACGGCGAGGATTGA
- a CDS encoding proton-conducting transporter membrane subunit yields MTHSVLLSLPMILCLGAAATGLLAPSRAWPRRWLALMTMVSLAVVGAMLLVTVRREGIQSMQVGGWAAPFGITLVADLLSALLVLVTGVMGLTVVSYSAATLPASKEAGAYYPLVLVLVGGVCGAFLTGDLFNLFVWIEVMLGASFVLLALEARQEQLEASIKYMSLSLMGSVVLLCAVGLLYGAAGTLNLADLAVTVPGLDTPNLMTVVSMFFLVAFALKAGAFPLFFWLPASYHTPPAAVTTLFSALLTKVGVYALARVFTLVFTQDPQLTSTLLLVMGGLTMVTGVLGAVAQYDMRRLLSFHIISQIGYLIAALGMLTRGALTAFIAFLIHYIFAKSALFLVSGATARVTRTYDLHQMGNLYRSQPLLAALFFIPALSLAGVPPFSGFFAKLAVIQAALRAEHWIIAGTAVVVGLLTLFSMMKIWREAFWKAPPENQPQEPARPLSLGDGVLGPCIAMTLFMVVLGLGAEPLLELADAAAGQLLDPEEYVRAVLGGRP; encoded by the coding sequence ATGACGCACTCCGTGCTGCTCAGCCTGCCCATGATCCTGTGCCTGGGCGCCGCGGCCACGGGGCTGCTCGCCCCGTCACGCGCGTGGCCGCGCCGGTGGCTGGCGCTGATGACCATGGTGTCCCTCGCCGTGGTGGGCGCGATGCTGCTGGTGACGGTGCGCCGCGAAGGCATCCAGTCCATGCAGGTGGGCGGGTGGGCGGCGCCCTTTGGCATCACCCTGGTCGCGGACCTGCTGAGCGCCCTGCTGGTGCTCGTCACCGGGGTGATGGGCCTGACGGTGGTCTCCTACTCAGCGGCCACGCTCCCGGCGTCGAAGGAGGCGGGCGCCTACTACCCGCTGGTGCTGGTGCTGGTGGGCGGCGTGTGCGGCGCGTTCCTGACCGGAGACCTCTTCAACCTTTTCGTGTGGATCGAGGTCATGCTGGGCGCCTCGTTCGTGCTGCTCGCGCTGGAGGCCCGACAGGAGCAGCTCGAAGCGTCCATCAAATACATGTCGCTGAGCCTCATGGGCTCGGTGGTGCTGCTGTGCGCGGTGGGCCTGCTGTACGGGGCCGCGGGCACGCTGAACCTGGCGGACCTGGCCGTCACGGTGCCAGGCCTGGACACGCCGAACCTGATGACGGTCGTGTCCATGTTCTTCCTGGTGGCCTTCGCGCTGAAGGCGGGCGCCTTTCCCCTCTTCTTCTGGCTGCCGGCCTCGTACCACACGCCCCCGGCGGCGGTGACGACGCTCTTCTCCGCGCTCCTCACCAAGGTCGGCGTCTACGCCCTGGCGCGCGTGTTCACCCTGGTCTTCACGCAGGACCCTCAGCTCACCAGCACCCTCCTGCTGGTGATGGGCGGCCTCACCATGGTGACGGGCGTGCTGGGCGCGGTGGCGCAGTACGACATGCGCCGGCTGCTGTCCTTCCACATCATCAGCCAGATTGGCTACCTCATCGCCGCCCTGGGGATGCTCACCCGGGGCGCGCTGACGGCGTTCATCGCCTTCCTCATCCACTACATCTTCGCGAAGTCGGCGCTCTTCCTGGTGAGCGGGGCCACCGCGCGAGTCACCCGCACCTATGACTTGCACCAGATGGGCAACCTGTACCGGAGCCAGCCCCTGCTGGCCGCGCTGTTCTTCATCCCCGCGCTGTCGCTCGCGGGCGTGCCGCCCTTCTCCGGGTTCTTCGCCAAGCTGGCCGTCATCCAGGCGGCGCTGCGGGCCGAACACTGGATCATCGCGGGGACGGCTGTCGTCGTGGGCCTGCTCACCCTCTTCTCCATGATGAAGATCTGGCGCGAGGCCTTCTGGAAGGCGCCGCCGGAGAACCAGCCGCAGGAACCCGCTCGGCCGCTGAGCCTGGGAGACGGCGTGCTCGGACCCTGCATTGCGATGACACTGTTCATGGTCGTCCTGGGCCTGGGAGCCGAGCCGTTGCTGGAGCTGGCGGACGCCGCCGCGGGCCAGTTGCTGGACCCGGAGGAGTATGTGCGGGCGGTGCTGGGGGGACGCCCATGA
- the mbhE gene encoding hydrogen gas-evolving membrane-bound hydrogenase subunit E — protein MALCIAFFVPFIAAALAVLITRLFKSWAGWVLALFPAGLAVWFGAQVPAGVQGEVPSLTLPWMPDLGIELALRLDGLSLLMALLITGLGTLVVIYAGRYLVHHEVLGRFYGWLLLFMGGMLGIVLADNTLLLFVCWEVTTFSSFILIGFEHKEDAARESAQRALLITALGGQSLLVGLLLLGDVVGTLSISGTIAAAGTVRDSPRYLAILLLVLGGAFTKSAQMPFHTWLPGAMTAPTPVSAYLHSATMVKAGVFLLARLSPVLGGTPPWETILTVVGTTTMVLGALLALGHTDLKLVLAYATVSVLGALVMLLGQGTAASIQAMVTFLTAHALYKGTLFLVAGSVDHETGTRDVAHLSGLRKRMPMTAAASAAASLSMMGLPPLFGFMGKELIYEACLEGPGGWPLAVGATVGFGGMVAAALRVGVQPFAGKTFRAEKPESKVHEAPPSMWVGPALLAAAGLVLGLVPWAIQPLLAIAAVDIGGSQAGDLKLTLWHGVTPALGLSAGSLVLGGGLFALRQPVLKGLRALNLSSHGPERFYQASLSGLLKLSSSMTRVLQNGSLHQYIVVTLATFGGLLALAVFLRLGEWPRGVSKYVLSHEVVVLVGILVSAVLAVVSRSALTSILALGALGLAEALLYVFFGAPDLAMTQIVVQTLTVILFALVFSRFPVQPHEHRFRWWTAALPLAVGGLITWIILHVASVPSHTRLADFYATQSVPAGKGLNIVNVILVDFRALDTLGEATVLATSGLGVYLLFRTRSQRKKRQV, from the coding sequence GTGTGGTTCGGCGCACAGGTTCCCGCCGGGGTCCAGGGTGAGGTGCCATCGCTGACGCTGCCGTGGATGCCGGACCTGGGCATCGAACTCGCGCTGCGGCTGGACGGCCTGTCCCTGCTGATGGCGCTGCTCATCACCGGCCTGGGCACGCTCGTGGTCATCTACGCGGGGCGCTACCTGGTCCACCATGAGGTGCTGGGCCGCTTCTACGGCTGGCTCCTGCTCTTCATGGGCGGGATGCTGGGCATCGTCCTCGCCGACAACACGCTCCTGCTCTTCGTCTGCTGGGAGGTGACGACCTTCAGCTCGTTCATCCTCATCGGCTTCGAGCACAAGGAAGACGCCGCCCGCGAATCCGCGCAGCGGGCCCTGCTCATCACCGCGCTGGGCGGACAGTCCCTGCTGGTGGGCCTGCTCCTGCTGGGCGACGTGGTGGGCACGCTGTCCATCTCCGGCACCATCGCCGCCGCGGGCACCGTGCGCGACAGCCCCCGCTACCTGGCCATCCTCCTGTTGGTGCTGGGCGGCGCCTTCACCAAATCAGCGCAGATGCCGTTCCACACCTGGCTGCCGGGCGCGATGACGGCACCCACGCCCGTGAGCGCGTACCTCCACTCCGCCACCATGGTGAAGGCCGGCGTCTTCCTGCTGGCGCGGCTGTCGCCCGTCCTGGGAGGCACACCCCCGTGGGAAACCATCCTCACCGTCGTGGGCACGACGACGATGGTGCTGGGCGCCCTGCTGGCGCTGGGGCACACGGACCTCAAGCTGGTGCTCGCGTACGCGACGGTGAGTGTCCTGGGCGCATTGGTGATGTTGCTGGGTCAGGGCACCGCGGCCTCCATCCAGGCCATGGTGACGTTCCTCACCGCGCACGCGCTCTACAAGGGCACGCTGTTCCTGGTGGCGGGCTCGGTGGACCACGAGACGGGCACGCGCGACGTGGCGCACCTGAGCGGGCTGCGCAAGCGCATGCCGATGACGGCCGCGGCCTCCGCGGCCGCCTCCTTGTCGATGATGGGCCTGCCCCCTCTCTTTGGCTTCATGGGCAAGGAGCTCATCTACGAGGCCTGCCTGGAGGGCCCAGGGGGCTGGCCCCTGGCGGTGGGGGCCACGGTGGGCTTCGGCGGCATGGTGGCCGCGGCGCTGCGCGTGGGCGTACAGCCCTTCGCGGGCAAGACGTTCCGCGCCGAAAAGCCGGAGTCGAAGGTCCACGAAGCGCCTCCGTCCATGTGGGTGGGGCCCGCGCTGCTCGCCGCCGCCGGGCTGGTGTTGGGCCTGGTGCCCTGGGCCATCCAGCCCCTGCTGGCCATCGCGGCGGTGGACATTGGTGGAAGCCAGGCGGGGGACCTCAAGCTGACGCTGTGGCATGGCGTGACACCCGCCCTGGGGTTGAGCGCGGGGAGCCTCGTCTTGGGCGGGGGCCTCTTCGCGCTGCGCCAGCCGGTGCTGAAGGGCCTGCGCGCCCTGAACCTGTCCAGCCACGGCCCGGAGCGCTTCTACCAGGCCTCCCTGAGCGGCCTGCTCAAGCTGTCCTCGTCGATGACGCGGGTGCTCCAGAACGGCTCGCTGCACCAGTACATCGTCGTCACCCTGGCCACGTTCGGCGGACTGCTGGCGCTGGCCGTCTTCCTGCGCCTGGGGGAATGGCCCCGGGGCGTGTCCAAATACGTGCTGTCTCATGAAGTGGTGGTCCTGGTGGGCATCCTGGTGTCGGCGGTGCTGGCCGTGGTGTCACGCTCGGCGCTGACGTCCATCCTCGCGCTGGGCGCGCTGGGCCTGGCGGAGGCGCTGCTGTACGTGTTCTTCGGCGCGCCGGACCTGGCCATGACGCAGATCGTGGTGCAGACGCTCACCGTCATCCTGTTCGCGCTCGTCTTCTCGCGCTTCCCGGTGCAGCCGCATGAGCACCGCTTCCGCTGGTGGACGGCGGCCCTGCCCCTGGCCGTGGGCGGGCTCATCACCTGGATCATCCTGCACGTGGCCTCGGTGCCCTCGCACACGCGGCTGGCGGACTTCTACGCAACGCAGAGCGTGCCCGCCGGCAAGGGGCTGAACATCGTCAACGTCATCCTGGTGGACTTCCGGGCGCTCGACACCCTGGGAGAGGCCACCGTGCTGGCGACGTCCGGACTGGGTGTCTATCTCCTGTTCCGCACGCGCTCGCAGCGAAAGAAGAGGCAGGTATGA
- a CDS encoding Na+/H+ antiporter subunit E, with protein sequence MTAFLWNLMLALLWAAMLGNVTPENLLTGFVIGFVLLALIDTQHVPSRYGTQAWNVVRLVAGVGWDVLVANVRVAYEIATPKLLTRPAIYRYDMEARTDAEITLLTLIVTFAPGTLALEVSEDRKAIYVHVMFATTREAFCQELRERVEIPLLRALR encoded by the coding sequence ATGACCGCGTTCCTCTGGAACCTGATGCTGGCGCTCCTCTGGGCCGCGATGCTGGGGAACGTCACTCCGGAGAACCTCCTCACGGGGTTCGTCATCGGCTTCGTGCTGCTGGCCCTCATCGACACGCAGCATGTGCCCTCGCGCTATGGGACGCAGGCGTGGAACGTGGTGCGGCTGGTGGCGGGGGTGGGCTGGGACGTGCTGGTCGCCAACGTGCGAGTGGCCTACGAGATCGCGACGCCCAAGCTCCTCACCCGTCCCGCCATCTACCGCTACGACATGGAGGCGCGCACGGACGCGGAGATCACGCTGCTGACGCTCATCGTCACCTTCGCGCCGGGCACGCTGGCCCTGGAGGTGTCCGAGGACCGCAAGGCCATCTACGTCCACGTCATGTTCGCCACCACCCGGGAGGCGTTCTGCCAGGAGCTCCGCGAACGTGTGGAGATTCCACTGTTGAGGGCACTGCGATGA
- the ctaD gene encoding cytochrome c oxidase subunit I, whose translation MAPSHAEPSVAGPSYLDAERGLWSWLTTRDHKRIGVMFLAVLLLMFLLGGVFALALRVELLTPGETVMGRLAYNRAFTVHGVVMVWLFLIPSIPTAFGNFLLPLMIGARDVAFPRLNLASFYLYMLGAVMTLWGVFQGGVDTGWTFYTPYSTVTGREVMPVLLGVFVVGFSTILTGINFITTVHTMRAPGVTWMKVPLFVWALYGTSIIQVLATPVLGMVLMLVALERVAGAGLFDPSRGGDPLLYQHLFWFYSHPAVYIMVLPGMGVISETVCAFSRKRPFSYRVIVWSTVGISFVGFLTWGHHMFVSGQSTFGAGAFSVLSMLVAIFTAMKIFTWLGTMYRGSLWVSTPFTYVLGFIFLLFFGGMSGVAVAVTSADLHWHDTYFVVAHFHFIMVGASLMAFLAALHYWFPKMFGRMYPEGMGIGTAVLIIFGFIATFLPQFLLGNLGMPRRYADYPEAFQPLHVASTAGASLLGFGFLIVAVYLGWSLRHGRAAGRNPWGSEGYEWLSDSPPPEFNFHAPPRFPRPPHDYANPGANTEVEHAA comes from the coding sequence ATGGCCCCCTCCCACGCTGAGCCCTCCGTCGCGGGGCCCAGCTATCTGGACGCGGAGCGAGGGCTCTGGTCCTGGCTCACCACGCGCGACCACAAGCGCATTGGCGTGATGTTCCTGGCCGTGTTGCTGCTGATGTTCCTGCTGGGGGGCGTGTTTGCCCTGGCCCTGCGCGTGGAGTTGCTGACGCCCGGTGAAACGGTGATGGGGCGGCTGGCCTACAACCGCGCCTTCACCGTGCACGGCGTCGTCATGGTGTGGCTGTTCCTCATCCCGTCCATCCCCACGGCCTTCGGCAACTTCCTGCTGCCGCTGATGATTGGCGCCCGGGACGTGGCCTTCCCCCGGCTCAACCTGGCCAGCTTCTACCTCTACATGCTCGGAGCGGTGATGACGCTGTGGGGCGTGTTCCAGGGCGGCGTGGACACGGGGTGGACGTTCTACACGCCCTACAGCACCGTCACCGGGCGGGAGGTGATGCCCGTGCTCCTGGGCGTCTTCGTGGTGGGGTTCTCCACCATCCTCACCGGCATCAACTTCATCACCACCGTGCACACCATGCGGGCCCCCGGTGTGACGTGGATGAAGGTGCCCCTCTTCGTGTGGGCGCTCTACGGCACGTCCATCATCCAGGTGCTCGCGACGCCCGTGCTGGGCATGGTGCTGATGCTCGTGGCGCTGGAGCGGGTGGCGGGCGCGGGGCTGTTCGACCCGAGCCGGGGAGGGGACCCGCTGCTCTACCAGCACCTGTTCTGGTTCTACAGCCACCCGGCCGTCTACATCATGGTGCTGCCGGGCATGGGCGTCATCAGCGAGACGGTGTGCGCCTTCAGCCGCAAGCGTCCCTTCAGCTACCGGGTGATTGTCTGGAGCACGGTGGGCATCTCCTTCGTGGGGTTCCTCACCTGGGGACACCACATGTTCGTCTCCGGGCAGTCCACTTTCGGAGCGGGCGCGTTCAGCGTGCTGTCCATGCTGGTGGCCATCTTCACGGCGATGAAGATCTTCACCTGGCTGGGCACCATGTACCGGGGCAGCCTGTGGGTCTCCACGCCGTTCACCTACGTGCTCGGCTTCATCTTCCTGCTCTTCTTCGGAGGCATGAGCGGAGTCGCCGTGGCCGTCACGTCCGCGGACCTGCACTGGCACGACACGTACTTCGTGGTGGCGCACTTCCACTTCATCATGGTGGGCGCGTCGCTGATGGCCTTCCTCGCGGCGCTGCATTACTGGTTCCCGAAGATGTTCGGCCGCATGTACCCGGAGGGCATGGGCATCGGGACGGCGGTGCTCATCATCTTCGGCTTCATCGCCACCTTCCTGCCTCAGTTCCTGCTGGGCAATCTGGGCATGCCCCGCCGGTACGCGGATTACCCGGAGGCGTTCCAGCCGCTGCACGTGGCGTCCACCGCTGGGGCGTCCCTGCTGGGATTCGGCTTCCTCATCGTCGCCGTCTACCTGGGCTGGTCGCTGCGGCATGGCCGCGCGGCGGGGCGGAACCCCTGGGGCAGCGAGGGGTATGAGTGGCTCAGCGACTCACCGCCCCCCGAGTTCAATTTCCATGCGCCGCCGCGGTTTCCCAGGCCGCCGCACGACTATGCGAACCCTGGCGCGAACACGGAGGTGGAGCATGCGGCATGA
- a CDS encoding NADH-quinone oxidoreductase subunit K, with translation MELFLAITVGGLFAAGFYCLMLHSIVRIALGLVLLGSATNLLIFTINGLQRGFAPLVPEGQEALSPPYADPVPQAFILTAIVINFGLLALLLVLVHRAAQETGTDDTRALRTELKDSKQ, from the coding sequence ATGGAACTGTTCCTCGCGATCACCGTGGGCGGCCTCTTCGCTGCGGGGTTCTACTGCCTGATGCTCCACAGCATCGTCCGCATCGCGCTGGGGCTGGTGCTGCTGGGCAGCGCCACCAACCTCCTGATCTTCACCATCAACGGGCTGCAGCGCGGCTTCGCGCCCCTGGTGCCCGAAGGCCAGGAGGCCCTCTCCCCGCCCTACGCGGACCCGGTGCCCCAGGCCTTCATCCTCACCGCCATCGTCATCAACTTCGGCCTGCTCGCGCTGCTGCTGGTGCTGGTGCACCGCGCCGCGCAGGAGACGGGGACCGATGACACGCGGGCGCTGCGCACCGAGCTGAAGGACTCCAAACAATGA
- a CDS encoding monovalent cation/H+ antiporter complex subunit F codes for MSDWLQNITQGALGAISVSMLFSLHRLLRGPSLTDRVVALDLFSLQTSAVITVYALWVGQPELVDVALVLAVIGSMGTIVIARYLYSARKGVP; via the coding sequence ATGAGCGACTGGCTGCAGAACATCACCCAGGGGGCCCTCGGGGCCATCTCCGTCTCGATGTTGTTCTCGCTCCACCGGCTGCTCCGAGGTCCGTCGCTGACGGACCGGGTGGTGGCGCTGGACCTCTTCTCGCTCCAGACGTCGGCGGTCATCACCGTCTACGCCCTTTGGGTGGGACAGCCCGAGTTGGTGGACGTGGCGCTGGTGCTGGCCGTCATCGGGTCCATGGGCACCATCGTCATCGCCAGATACCTCTACAGCGCACGGAAGGGCGTCCCATGA
- the coxB gene encoding cytochrome c oxidase subunit II, protein MSDLMRRILFLPEAASSLAPRVDRLHFFIIGTTFVVGAGIGLTGLFFLVRYRRGRAPAQEPTMAAPTWMEAAFAGVPLAFFLLWGALGFQDYVWARTPPRDALDVYVTGKQWMWKFAYPDGPGMVGVLHVPTGTPVRLLLTSRDVIHSFYVPAFRLKMDALPGRYTEVWFEAVMPGRYRVFCAEYCGLDHSRMRAEVVALEPAAFESWRARQLAQPTWVADEYSGEEGTRGPLARRGAVVATRQGCFQCHTIDGTPHIGPSWLGLYGREEPLASGDSVRADVAYLTESMMDPLAKVVAGYAPVMPSFHGRLSAGEVGALVEYIKSLQPERPEPPPAQEPTYGPLPR, encoded by the coding sequence ATGAGTGACCTGATGCGGCGCATCCTCTTCCTCCCCGAGGCGGCGTCGTCACTGGCCCCGCGCGTGGACCGGCTGCACTTCTTCATCATCGGCACCACCTTCGTGGTGGGCGCGGGCATTGGTCTCACCGGGCTCTTCTTCCTGGTGCGCTACCGCCGTGGGCGAGCCCCCGCGCAGGAGCCGACGATGGCCGCGCCCACCTGGATGGAGGCCGCGTTCGCCGGGGTGCCGCTGGCCTTCTTCCTTCTCTGGGGCGCGCTGGGTTTCCAGGACTACGTGTGGGCGCGCACGCCGCCGCGCGACGCGCTGGACGTCTACGTCACCGGCAAGCAGTGGATGTGGAAGTTCGCGTACCCAGACGGGCCGGGCATGGTGGGCGTGCTGCACGTTCCCACCGGCACGCCCGTACGCCTGCTACTCACGTCGCGCGACGTCATCCACTCCTTCTACGTCCCCGCCTTCCGCTTGAAGATGGATGCGTTGCCTGGGCGCTACACGGAGGTCTGGTTCGAGGCCGTGATGCCGGGCCGCTACCGGGTGTTTTGCGCGGAGTACTGCGGCCTGGACCACTCGCGCATGCGCGCCGAGGTGGTGGCGTTGGAGCCCGCGGCCTTCGAGTCCTGGCGGGCCCGGCAGTTGGCTCAACCCACCTGGGTGGCGGATGAATACTCCGGGGAGGAGGGCACCCGGGGACCGCTCGCGCGGCGAGGGGCGGTCGTCGCCACGCGGCAGGGCTGCTTCCAGTGCCACACCATCGACGGCACGCCGCACATCGGACCCTCCTGGCTGGGGCTGTACGGCCGCGAGGAGCCGCTGGCCTCGGGTGACAGCGTGCGCGCCGACGTCGCGTACCTCACCGAGTCGATGATGGACCCGCTGGCGAAGGTGGTCGCGGGCTACGCGCCGGTGATGCCGTCTTTCCACGGGCGGCTGAGCGCTGGCGAGGTGGGCGCGCTCGTCGAGTACATCAAGTCGCTCCAGCCGGAGCGTCCGGAGCCGCCCCCCGCCCAGGAGCCCACGTATGGCCCCCTCCCACGCTGA
- a CDS encoding cytochrome C oxidase subunit IV family protein — protein sequence MRGGVQVLAVGAVLLALATLSFGLSRLPLGAWAVPAALGIALCKAVLIAFFFMHLAERPGGPRLVIGTAGVFVGILVGLVLAEAAARAWPTLPPGPFPVSRLPGTERSGPPRAAPPWLPLP from the coding sequence ATGCGGGGCGGGGTCCAGGTGCTGGCCGTCGGAGCCGTGTTGCTGGCGCTGGCCACGCTGTCCTTCGGGCTGTCGAGGCTGCCCCTGGGGGCGTGGGCGGTGCCGGCCGCGCTGGGCATCGCGCTGTGCAAGGCCGTGCTGATTGCCTTCTTCTTCATGCACCTGGCGGAGCGGCCCGGCGGGCCCCGGCTCGTCATCGGCACCGCGGGCGTCTTCGTTGGCATCCTGGTGGGGCTGGTGTTGGCGGAAGCCGCGGCCCGGGCGTGGCCGACGTTGCCGCCAGGGCCCTTTCCCGTATCGCGGTTGCCGGGCACCGAACGAAGCGGCCCTCCTCGCGCGGCGCCGCCCTGGCTGCCGCTGCCCTGA
- a CDS encoding Na+/H+ antiporter subunit B translates to MNPVVMHTVARLMAPVLLLVSLVLAVRGHDIPGGGFVGGLMAATAFALLMVAFGRTAARKQLRVHPTRLAAAGLLVALFSGVPSMMEGRPFLSGIWARLPVPGTDGLKVGTPQLFDLGIYLVVLGTAMCFILGMARGEDTTAPEMGG, encoded by the coding sequence ATGAACCCCGTGGTGATGCACACCGTGGCGCGGCTGATGGCCCCGGTGCTGCTGCTCGTGTCCCTGGTGCTGGCCGTGCGGGGCCATGACATCCCCGGTGGCGGCTTCGTTGGCGGACTGATGGCGGCCACTGCGTTCGCGTTGCTGATGGTGGCGTTTGGCCGGACCGCGGCGCGCAAGCAACTGCGGGTGCACCCCACCCGGTTGGCCGCTGCGGGCCTGCTGGTGGCGCTCTTCAGCGGCGTCCCTTCGATGATGGAAGGCCGGCCCTTCCTGTCCGGAATCTGGGCGCGGTTGCCCGTGCCGGGGACGGATGGATTGAAGGTGGGCACCCCGCAGCTCTTCGACCTGGGCATCTATCTGGTCGTCCTGGGGACGGCCATGTGCTTCATCCTGGGCATGGCCCGGGGCGAGGACACCACGGCGCCGGAGATGGGGGGCTAG
- a CDS encoding c-type cytochrome, with protein MRARLARVAFGLSAVAGCEDLDPMRVQARDGAFVANPYFADARAMRPRVPGTVAREWYFQEAAYARRGSPDGGWVEVERLPVPFTRDTLREGRAHFETWCAPCHGLLGDGQSIVAQNMGARPPPSLYGEAHSHPEHGVEGPADAGEGARPVPPGWEALPHPPGFYYSVITGGYGLMPSYADALTPEARWKVVAWLRVLAYSQRAPLSAAPEDARDELMREPVEGAP; from the coding sequence ATGAGGGCTCGTCTTGCACGGGTCGCCTTCGGGCTCTCGGCGGTAGCTGGCTGCGAGGACCTGGACCCGATGCGGGTGCAGGCTCGCGACGGAGCCTTTGTCGCCAACCCGTACTTCGCGGACGCGCGGGCGATGCGGCCCCGAGTCCCCGGGACAGTCGCACGCGAGTGGTACTTCCAGGAGGCCGCGTATGCCCGCCGGGGCTCTCCGGATGGCGGCTGGGTGGAGGTGGAGCGGCTCCCCGTGCCGTTCACGCGCGACACGCTGCGGGAGGGGCGTGCCCACTTCGAGACCTGGTGCGCGCCGTGTCACGGACTGCTCGGTGACGGGCAGAGCATCGTCGCCCAGAACATGGGCGCGCGGCCGCCTCCCTCGCTGTACGGCGAGGCGCACTCACATCCCGAGCATGGAGTTGAGGGGCCAGCGGACGCAGGGGAGGGCGCCCGCCCGGTGCCACCTGGATGGGAGGCGCTGCCACACCCGCCGGGCTTCTATTACTCGGTCATCACAGGCGGCTATGGGTTGATGCCTTCCTACGCGGACGCACTCACGCCCGAGGCGCGCTGGAAGGTCGTGGCCTGGCTCCGGGTCCTGGCGTACAGCCAGCGCGCACCGCTGTCCGCCGCGCCCGAGGACGCACGAGATGAACTCATGCGGGAACCCGTGGAGGGTGCGCCATGA
- a CDS encoding cytochrome c oxidase subunit 3, which yields MRHEASPRPVEPRALHFGDEASRQDAAHLGMWIFLATEVLLFSVLFTAYALYRLTYPGVFQQAPAHMDVFLGTLNTFVLVSSSILVALAVDAIRNGRDFAAAALLALSVLLGIAFLFIKAAEYTKHVHDGALPGAWYAYEAFALPGANLYFTLYWVMTGVHAVHVLVGVGVLVTLALRTLAGEFGARFHTPVELGGMYWHLVDVVWLFLWPLLYLT from the coding sequence ATGCGGCATGAGGCGAGCCCCCGCCCGGTGGAGCCCCGTGCGCTCCACTTTGGAGACGAGGCGTCCCGCCAGGACGCCGCTCACCTGGGCATGTGGATCTTCCTGGCCACGGAGGTGCTGCTCTTCTCGGTGTTGTTCACCGCGTATGCCCTGTACCGGCTGACGTATCCCGGTGTGTTCCAGCAGGCGCCCGCGCACATGGACGTGTTCCTGGGGACGCTGAACACCTTCGTGCTGGTGAGCAGCAGCATCCTGGTGGCGCTCGCGGTGGATGCCATCCGGAATGGACGCGACTTCGCCGCGGCGGCGTTGCTCGCGCTGTCGGTGCTGCTGGGCATCGCGTTCCTGTTCATCAAGGCCGCGGAGTACACGAAGCACGTGCATGACGGGGCGCTGCCGGGCGCCTGGTACGCCTATGAGGCGTTCGCCCTTCCCGGCGCCAACCTCTACTTCACGCTGTACTGGGTGATGACAGGCGTGCACGCCGTGCACGTGCTCGTGGGTGTGGGCGTGCTCGTCACGCTGGCGTTGCGGACGCTGGCGGGGGAGTTCGGGGCCCGCTTCCACACGCCCGTGGAGCTGGGAGGGATGTACTGGCACCTGGTGGACGTCGTCTGGTTGTTCCTCTGGCCACTGCTGTACCTGACGTGA